The genomic stretch CGGTAGAGTTTGCCTTCGAGGAGTACGTACGAGCATGCGCGTCGTTTGACAGTGGTCGCCTCTTTCGGGTCAGCCGGGAGTTCGTCTCGTGTGAGGTAATTGTAGATGGGTGTCATCCAACAGCGGGCATCTCCAATAGCGTTGACCTCGAGTGGAGGCGGTAGTTTGTCGATGCTGGGCCGAGGGAGAATTTCTTGGATTACTGATTTATTCCCACCCTTTTTCCTCGTGCTGGCTAGTTTCGAGAGAACGTCTGCCCGTGTGTTGTGCTCGCGGGGTATGTGTTGAACTTCCCATTTTTCGAATCTATCAAGTTTTTCTTTGACGAGGGACAAGTACTCGAGGAGGTTGTCGTTCTTGGTTTGGTATTCTCCTCGCACTTGTGAGGCCACGAGCTGGGAGTCGGTGGATATTTTTACCTCTTTTGCTCCCAGGTCCTCGGCTAACCTCAGGCCTGCGAGGaaggcttcgtattcggcttggTTGTTTGATGTTGGGAACGCTAGCGCTAATGATACCTCTATCAGGATCCCTTCTTCATTTTCGAGGATGATCCCGGCCCCGCTGCCTGATGTGCTAGAGGCGCCATCGACGAAGATCGTCCATTTGTGGGCGCTTTCTGCTGGAGTCGGGCAGTGGGTCATCTCCGCGACGAAGTCGGTCAGTGCCTGAGCTTTCAAGGCTTTCCTACTTTCGTATTGTATGTCGAATTCGGAGAGTTCTAGTGACCATTTGAGCATCCTCCCGGCCATATCCGGGCGCCCGAGCAGCTGTTTGATTGGCTGGTCGGTCCTCACCTTTATCGTGTGTGCGAGGAAGTAATATCGTAGTCTCCTCGCTGTGTTGATGAGGGCCAGGGCGACCTTTTCGATTTGCTGATATCGGAGCTCGGGGCCTTGGAGTGCTTTACTCGTAAAATAGATGGGCTTTTGTCCTTCGTCGGTTTCTCTTATTAGAACGGCGCTGACGGCCTCGGTTGCCACGGATAGGTATAAGTATAGGGTTTCCTGTTCTGATGGCCGTGATAAGACCGGGGGTTGGGACAGAACCTTCTTTAGATGGAGTAACGCTTGCTCGCATTCATCGGTCCAGTCGAAGGTAGCCTCTTTGCGAAGGAGTCTGAAGAATGGCAATGCGTGCTGGGCGGACTTGGCGATGAAACGGGAGAGTGAGGCGAGCACTCCATTGAGTGACTGGATCGATTTTTTGGTTTTCGGGGTCGGAAACTCCGAGAATGCCCGGCATTTGTCGGGGTTGGCCTCTATCCCTCTATCGGTGAGATAGAAACCGAGGAACTTGCCTGCCCGGACTCCGAACGTGCATTTTTCGGGGTTGAACCTCATTTTACACTGTCTCGCCTGCTCGAATACCTTCGCAAGGTGTCGAGCATGGGTTATCTCCTCGTGTGATTTGACGATCATGTCGTCCATGTATACTTCGAGCATGTCCCCTATTTCGTCCTTGAAGACTTTGTTCATCATGCGTTGGTATGTAGCGCCAGCGTTCTTGAGCCCGAACGGCATCACGTTGTAATAGTAATTGCCCGTTGGGGTCATGAACGCTGTGTGTTTCTTGTCTGTGGGCGACATAGGGATCTGGTTGTATCCACTATATGCGTCCATGAAGGACAAGAGTTTAAAACCTGCAGAGTTGTCAACGAGCATGTCTATATTAGGGAGGGGGAAAGCATCTTTCGGGCAAGCCCTATTAAGATcagtataatcaacacacatacgccattttccattatttttcttaacGAGGACTACATTAGAGAGCCAGGTTGTGTACTGGGCTTCAGAAATAAAATTTGCCTCTAAGAGGTCTTTTACAGCTCGCTCGGCAGCCTCTGCCTTTTCGGGCGATTGCTTGCGTCTACGCTGTGCTATGGGCTTGGCTGCCCGGTCTAGAGCTAGCTTATGACACGCGATCTCGGGGTCCAGCCCGGGCATTTCTGCGGCATTCCACGCGAAGAGGTCGGAGTTCTCTTTGAGGCATGCTACTAGCTCTTCTCTTGTTTCCTCGGGTAGTCCCTTACCTATCTTCACCGTCCTTTCCGGATCGTCCCCAAGAGGAATGAGTTCGAACTCTCCGTCGGGGATTGGTCGGACCGGGTGTCCGAGAGAGCGTTCCTTGGGGAACCTCCCCTCTTCGGTCTCGTCCAGCCCGATGCGACAGTCGAGGTCGATGGCGTTGACTCCTCGGGCAGGATCCCCGGTCCTGAGTTTTTTGTTGTTGCAGTTGCTCTTCGTGCTGACTACGGCCTGTCCTTTTACTGCGGCGTCGTAGCATCGTCGGGCTGCTTCGATGTCACCATGGATGGTGACCACACGTCCCAATTTGGTGTAGTATTTCATCTTTAGGTGGACGGTGGATGGGACCGCGGTGAGTTCGGCCAGTGTCGGGCGTCCAAAGATGCAATTGTAGAGAGACGGACAGTCTACGACCAGGAATTGGATTTTGACTTCCCTGGCCGTTTCTTGTTCGCCGAAGGTGACGAGGAGCTCAACATATCCCCACGGTCTGGTTGTTGCTCCGTTGAATCCTTGGAGATCTGATCCGACGTAGGGGGCTAAGTTGGCCTTGTCTAGCTTCAGAGTCTTGAAGAGGTGGACGTACATGATATCCACTGAGCTGCCTTGGTCGACCAGGATGCGTCGTACGTCGAATTGGGCCATCTTTGCCCTTATCAATAGTGGGATGCCCGAGTTCGGGGATCCGCCCGGGAGTTCCTCCAGGAAGAAGGATATTGGGTTGGATTTTCCCCGGTATTTTGTCAATGTCGCTTTCTGCTCGGGGGCAGTCAGTAGGAGTTCGTCGAACTTACGTTTGACGGAGAGGGCCGCGGATTCCCCGTTAGTTCCTCCTCCTGATATCACCAGTGTGGTAGGGAAGTTTTCCCAGGGGCTGAGTGCAGTGATCTTGCCCTCGGGCAATGGTTCGGGGAGGAAGAAATCTTCCGGTCGTGACACGCAGAGGGCCACTTGATAGGGAGAGTTGTCAGGGGGTGTGTCTTCCCGGGGTCTCTTCTTCTCTGGCTCGTCGTGTCTGGG from Lathyrus oleraceus cultivar Zhongwan6 chromosome 7, CAAS_Psat_ZW6_1.0, whole genome shotgun sequence encodes the following:
- the LOC127101837 gene encoding uncharacterized protein LOC127101837, which encodes MAGEQHSDHSRPLVNYNMDDGPPSHETDARDGHPSTPSPEPQNNGDASHAHNLGAETFHPIPVPVEGDAVMIAMVNALNQAGSMLHQQHERIMALEAERQEARPQPVSRIQQRSEPTKKRGRRSPEPHVSRARARRDGGRAGTSPRRGHSPDNNELSPLRSDEEDLHCPLSRAIMEAPLPKGMEKPPNLAVYDGTTDPDDHVDNVNAMLDYRNDITGHLKCRLFSTTLRKGAMTWYKSLAPESITSWRVMRSMFTRHFTASRRHPKTEATLEAIVQKKNETLRSYIERFNQEAVEVDTTEHMKKYLLERGLLPGSELSRAVGIEPPRTLNELLHKAQAYIRYEEKQVAHNARSGRNAGETEHSKREDTSISRRNGDKRREERPRELREGRGPAGRYSEYTLLTAPRERILAECINSEFKQGRVRFPKPSAPKPHTDKSKYCRFHRSHGHVTEDCVHLKDAIEILIQEGHLKQYTRKNEAPRHDEPEKKRPREDTPPDNSPYQVALCVSRPEDFFLPEPLPEGKITALSPWENFPTTLVISGGGTNGESAALSVKRKFDELLLTAPEQKATLTKYRGKSNPISFFLEELPGGSPNSGIPLLIRAKMAQFDVRRILVDQGSSVDIMYVHLFKTLKLDKANLAPYVGSDLQGFNGATTRPWGYVELLVTFGEQETAREVKIQFLVVDCPSLYNCIFGRPTLAELTAVPSTVHLKMKYYTKLGRVVTIHGDIEAARRCYDAAVKGQAVVSTKSNCNNKKLRTGDPARGVNAIDLDCRIGLDETEEGRFPKERSLGHPVRPIPDGEFELIPLGDDPERTVKIGKGLPEETREELVACLKENSDLFAWNAAEMPGLDPEIACHKLALDRAAKPIAQRRRKQSPEKAEAAERAVKDLLEANFISEAQYTTWLSNVVLVKKNNGKWRMCVDYTDLNRACPKDAFPLPNIDMLVDNSAGFKLLSFMDAYSGYNQIPMSPTDKKHTAFMTPTGNYYYNVMPFGLKNAGATYQRMMNKVFKDEIGDMLEVYMDDMIVKSHEEITHARHLAKVFEQARQCKMRFNPEKCTFGVRAGKFLGFYLTDRGIEANPDKCRAFSEFPTPKTKKSIQSLNGVLASLSRFIAKSAQHALPFFRLLRKEATFDWTDECEQALLHLKKVLSQPPVLSRPSEQETLYLYLSVATEAVSAVLIRETDEGQKPIYFTSKALQGPELRYQQIEKVALALINTARRLRYYFLAHTIKVRTDQPIKQLLGRPDMAGRMLKWSLELSEFDIQYESRKALKAQALTDFVAEMTHCPTPAESAHKWTIFVDGASSTSGSGAGIILENEEGILIEVSLALAFPTSNNQAEYEAFLAGLRLAEDLGAKEVKISTDSQLVASQVRGEYQTKNDNLLEYLSLVKEKLDRFEKWEVQHIPREHNTRADVLSKLASTRKKGGNKSVIQEILPRPSIDKLPPPLEVNAIGDARCWMTPIYNYLTRDELPADPKEATTVKRRACSYVLLEGKLYRRGFSIPLLKCVEEEKVPDILGEIHRGINAQHLGGRSLARKALRAGYYWPTMQNDSKEHVKRCDKCQRHADMHLAPPNDLKSLSSPWPFAWWGMDILGPFVTGSYQNKYLIVGVDYFTKWIEAEALAKITAQNILRFFKRNILARFGIPQALVTDNGTQFTDGGFQDFIASLGTTQHFTSVEHPQTNGQAEAANRVILRGLKRRLGEAKRAWVEELHSMLWAYRTTPHSTTGETPFRLTYGTEAVIPVEIRAPTRRTEEPLDEEMNDETLRAELDLVEEIRSEAALRETTLKQKIALRHDAKVIKREFQVGTLVLRRNQKNPREGKLAANWEGPYRVRDKTSNGAYYLENLQGEQLARPWNAEKLRQYYS